From the genome of Liolophura sinensis isolate JHLJ2023 chromosome 5, CUHK_Ljap_v2, whole genome shotgun sequence:
ATGAGAAAGGAAGCTCCATGATTTCACAGCTGTGAATACCGTAaatcttcaagcttttcaaccTCTTTAGCacttttttctgtggaatttatcaccacatgtatgtgactgttgtgaaaatgacatcaaaaaatgatttgtttgggtcaataaagatgcaagttgcgtaaaactgtgcagattatttctctacaccccaatgttctctcagaatgtttactgattaaaattaaacatttgtcTCCCTTGTACAGGTGTCTCACATTTATTAGTTCTGTgaagatatgcatgtatatatttatttaataaagaaATGATATTTACCCTGTACAGAAGAAGTTTTCATTTACAGTaagaggggcctctgtggtcgagAGAGCGACCCCAGTGATTCAGTAAATGGTAGAGCGTCGGATGCAAGAGCGGTTGATccggggtcaatcctgggttgggtcacacctcagaccttaaaagaggaagctttAGCTTctttgcttggcgttcagcattaaggggatagtgcaacaactggttgacccatatcagcataatggctcgggtggcgtcggtctcagtgaagcagcactagataaaaagagtggtggaaatctttcctgcaacaaggaggcccattacaaggattcctttgtcgtcaagtgactaaaaaattgttaaatacgacgttaaaccctaatcactTACGCACTCTATGGTTGAGATGTTTAGCTTGCCAGCTggagtctcaccaatgtgattgctgtgaggaagccagcatgagctgtccagccatacatgtatatgggaaggtcttccagcaagttgcggatggttgtgggtttcccccgggctttgtccagtttcctcccaccatattgctggctgtgGTCATAGCGAAATGACATGATAATGTTCAGGCTTATGAttgcatggaggaaaccaaagtgcccatacagtagttacatgtacatggaagaaaccgaagtgcccatacagtagctacatgtacatggaggaaaccgaagtgtccATTTAGTACCTACATTTACATTGAGGAAACCATTGTCCTGTGAAAGATACgcctgacaaacttcttgaaAAAGGTTCTTCTCAAACAAGCAGGGCCTGGGTTTGAATCTTGGGGATTATGAGTCTTTGGCATATTTCACCTGactgcttcagtggcctaattgTTAGTGCATCCACcctgaagtcaggagacccggtatcaaacccaggtcaggtcatgccaaagacttcgGCATTTTGCTTCAGTGGCTCTGGCGGCATGCACTCACCTTGTCACAAGAAagcacagtgtatgtacactcATCTATTGACGATTCACCAAATCACTGAAAAActaagtacaacataaaatcCAAAGCATACATCCATAGAGCTGTTGGGTTTTGGAGAAGATTCACCAGTGACAACTCCTAATGTAAGGcacacaaggtgcaggttcaataCCGGCCTTGGACGAAGCATATATAGATTTCTCGTGCTCTCACTGTTGTAGACACTGAGCTCACACTGTTTGTAGACACTGAGACACTGCGCGCACACTGTTTGTAGAGACTgagctctcactgtttgtagaGACTgagctctcactgtttgtagaGATTGAGCTCACACTGTTTGTAGGCACTgagctctcactgtttgtagaCACTGAGCGTTCATTGTTTGTAGACACTGAGCTCTGTTTGTAGACATTgagctctcactgtttgtagaCACTGAGCTTTCACTGTTTGTAGACATTGAGCTCACATGACTGACCATTTGTCTTACACCTATTCAGCAGGAAAGTatatgtcacatgtaggaaagtttgtcagtaacaggTCAAAGGTGGCGGCCGTCGACAGTTTCCTCCGGCTATCCAGAACACTGATGACCATGTTTACATGTGAGTGAAAGATTCATAAGCATAGagttataaacaataaatcaattaatcattACTGTTAAGCCACAGGTTCAGTCTGTTGTATTATCAAACATCACACATCTAACACTATGTGGTCAGACTATATCGACAGGGGTCAAATGAAACTAATTTAAATAGACTCCAcaaacttttttaaaaacagaataataaatGCATTTCTGAACAGAATAATCAAAAACTTGCAAATGactgtgggtttcccttggatTCTGCCAGTTTTTCTCCCATATAATACTGGTTGCTGTcctataagtcaaatattcttaagtatggtgtaaaacaccaataaaatagtAGTAAGTAAATAAGAATGGTTAAGGAACCTAGATAAACTATAAACTGAAATAATTCACTTAAAGCTAACAGCTGTCTAAAGCAATctcctttatttttttcatttagaaCAGTTTGGCAAATGTATACACGTAGATTTACATACATAAGGAAAATACTGTAATCAATAAAAAAGTTGACACTTTTGTCTAGTTCTGTAATGAAAAAAGGAATTCATTCACAACACAACAACAGTAAGCTTCACACAACAACATTTAAAGACGTTTTTTTATCAATATGAACATTGCCTATGGACGAACAGCCCACTGTTAGGCCTACAAACCAAACAGTACAATTTATTCCACATGTTCTATAAAGAGTTGTgcgtattatatatatataaaaggtGAATACTACGTGCAACATGACACCAAATacagcagtaggcctataccttTTAAATTAATGTTTACATACAAGAAATAGGAGAAGTAAAAGTTCTACTTCTTTGCTTTAAAGTCTACAAGACTGTAAAACATAATcattacatacttgtacatctgtaatcacaatAGAGGTTAACAGGAAGTAATTAACGCACAAGTACTCTAACCCGTACAAGACAGATAAACCAAACATAGCATGACTGAAACAGTGCTAATATACATAACCCAACAAGTTGTTGTTTGAACATTCAGGCAAGCACTTAATACATTTGCACGTACATGCAtctatatttacacataaaacacacaataatTATATTCGCATTATGTATATAGATCTGCATTAACAAAATCGACCTTAAAACCTATATGTATTAGAAACAGCCATCAAGGCCTCATTCAGCCAATCAAAAAGAAACTTCCACTTTGTTTTACTGCTGGTCTTGTGAAACAGGTAAACTGATTGGTCGATTGTCAGGATATTAATGCCTTTAACAAGTCTGAAACCAGACTTCATCGTGCAGACTATGCTACAGATGTGCATGAAATCACAGTTTGCATAGTCATTTACACCTGATTTGTTGTTAAGTAGACGTACGTAAATCAAAATGATGACACATTTGTGCAAACAAACATGAAGTGTAACCAGGATAATGGtgatcagtgaaaaaaaaaacaatgctcatgatatatttataacaaattaACCAAATTTCAGCAAATAATTTGTGCAAAAAGCACCTGAAAAAGCCATAGCTGCATAAGTAAAGATTCTCCTTATTAAGTAGAGACAATTAAGTATACAACCATATTCAAAAGCAACAAAATTTAATTGCCCCCTGAGTAACATCATCTAAAATTTGTGCCAAAAAGTGCACATTTGGAGGCAAAAAACTTGCATGTTTGCAGCAAGATACCACTTACTTTCCATACAAGGCCAATACATTTTAAGTTTCGAAAGTGTGCAACTTTGTCATGGAgaaaattttaagttatttaccgcacatgtatataacatagATTCACATGCATCTCATAGACACCTaacaaagaacattttttttttttaatttaaactaAAGACCAACAGtcctttgtcattttattgGGGACTGGACAACCCTTGTTCTTCAGAATCACAACACAATGAATAGAACAAATTAACTATCTCCTGTGCCACGCACGTatacctgtgcatgtatgtgtaaagacTTCAAAAACACCATCCATAAACGTCACATGTAAGTGATCAACAGGTTGCCCAATCATCATGGAAAAAATCACACGCTGTCAGTGATGCTGGTTACATAAAGTTATCGTTGTTAAAATTACATAATATGtacaaggaaataaaataaacttcatcTCTAACACATTCCCATTCAGATCTTTAACCCAATTGAAATAGCCATCAGGCGGTAAAAAATGctttggcatatatatatatacatttatgtatgtattgatGAAATATAGTGAGTCATCCTGTGATCAAAGGCTATATGACTACATCGAGAATAATGTTTGACATGTCTGATACACAGTTGTTTGACGGGGGCGAGAggagagttatccccccttattGAAACAtcttattgttttaaaaaattctccACGATGCTGTTGAATTCAGTGTTATGGGTGAGATGTAACTTGTGGCGACCACCCTCAACGATTTCCAAACTGCAACGAAAAGTATACAGGATACATTACATTTAACTTTCATAGGATTATTCTCAGTACAGCATACACAATGTGACATTATCTTAGGGCTTCCAGAAATCAATCTGATTTGAATGTCGCTTAGCACCATGAAAAAAACGATATTGTTGCAATTTTGACAATACTTAAACACTACAGATGACCATGTTACAAAACTTCATTTCTTTAGCAATATGTATTAAAGACTTATGTTGTTACCAATCCATTTGTCTATTATACGGATAATCACTATTTCATTACTGTTCCTGTAACTCATGGCCCCAGTCACAAGaagctttaattatattttcccACAAATTTTCCCACAGCTGACATAGAGACTTGCCCACCATCTTGATGGAAAGACATGTGATCTCCCCGATGGACGATAAAATTGTAAAGTTAAGAAAACTAGAGGTTCACTCTCTGAGGCTCGGAttgaaatgcatgtaatgtggcaGGCTGTTTGGAGTTGCACGCAATATACTGGGCCCAGTTCCACTTCCTATCATAGAATTTTTTCTGCTGGATGACTAAGGCAGCTGTTTTGATTTCTGTTCTACAAAGTTGTCATAATGCTGCACTGAGTGACTGGGCTAAGATACAGATGTACTGTACTTACtgtgatgctggcttcctctccgcccgtaggtgggaaggtctgtcagcaacctgcggataattgtgggtttccccccggggttctgcccagttaccttccaccataatactggccaccgtcgtagtgaaaatagtgaaatattcttgagtatggcgtaaaacaccaatcaaataaatgaataaatagatgtACTTACTGTGAGTTGCTGATGTTGTTGTGAAGAAATCGTGGGTGCTGTGTGTGAATGACGGGGGTCCTTACTGCCGTGAAGAATCAGCGTGTCACAGGTCACCTTCTGAAGGTCGTCCACACAGATGTTACCTGAAAGTTGTTCATCCAAATACTGTATTACATTAACAAACTGAAcatcacagtttatttatttgattctagttcaacatcatactttagaattttcactgatacaaagGCTAGTTAGTTTCTTTCATCACTatgatctttatttatttctctgattcttgtttaacataCTATCACAAATTGTATAACTGATATGACTGCTTGTTTGATCAGCATCAATCtttaattatgtatttgataCTTGTTAAACATAATATCTTTCCATGTTTCACTGATAGGACTGTTTGTTTGATCAGCATCATCTTTATTTATCTGGCTCATGTTTAACATGATATCTTACAATTTTGCACTGACATGACTGTTTGTTTGATCAGCATTGTCTTCATTTATCTGACCCATATTTAACACGATATCTTACAATTTTGAACtgatatgaatgtttgtttaattagcattgtctttatttatctgactcaTGTGTAACATGACATCTTACTATTTCGCACTGACAGGACTGTTTGTTTGATCAGCATtaactttatttatctgactcaTGTTTAACATATCTTGCAGTTTTGCACTGATATGACTGTCTATTTGATCAgcattatctttatttatctgactcaTGTTTAACATGACATCTTAGTATTTTGCACTGATAGGACTGTTTGCCTGATCAgcattatctttatttatctgactcaTGTTTAACATATCTTGCAGTTTTGCACTGATATGACTGTTTGTTTGATCAGCATTATCTGACTCATGTTTATCATGATATCTTACTATTTTGCACAGATATGACatgtttctttgattgttgttttacaccttactgaagaataATACTGCACTTATACTATGGGGGTCCATTTCATGGGTGGCGGAAACCAAGCACGTGGAGAAAAGCTCAGGCTGCACTTTCATAAAGCTGTTAGTCACATTTCTTGTAaatttttcataaatgtttaaGTTATAGCTCCATAAGACAACCTCATTTCCAAGGAAAGTTAtacaaaactgatttacaaagtttcatAAAAGTGGCCCCAGACCTAAGCAatttactgacagactttctcactTCTGTAaaggtacagatatgcacactactctggtggaagacaagtagtcACATGGGGACCATCAAAAAAAAACTGGCTCAGTGTAAGTATAATGCagctgggtagggtgtcatgtctggtgtcaagtcggcatgatacttcagtggcggcagcactttggtgacatggaaTCGCCCCGCCCcaagaggacacagtatatgtacacacacctaatgactcctcgtcctcatatgactgaaaaattgttaagtacgactttaaatctcaagcattcattcattcattcattcaaccaaAATACCACGAATGCTAGGGGGAATGTAAAAATACCCTGTTCAAGGCAAGCCTTGAATCCGCACGACATGTGCCTATTCACTTGAAAGACAAGCTCCTTAACCGCTTAACCATGTCGGGCTCTTTGATGATTCACTTGTGATCAGTTTAATATACCTGTGGAGGAAACTTAAGTGAGGAATTTCAGAGACTGAATAAGTGATGACTGAATGTACCTTTACGCTCAGTCCAGTACTGTCTCAGAGTGTTCATGCGAAGATTCCAGTTTGTTTTGAAGTAGTCTTCACCATAGTGATCTAATACAGGTAGCTTCATCCCATCTGTCCACTTGtctaaaacagaaacataattATCATATAACACAAGGATTGTTATAGCAGTTACATGATCACGTAGGACTCATTACATACAATTACatatctgaaacagaaacatAATTGTCCTATAACACTAGGATTGTTACCACAGTTACACGACCACGTAGGGCTCCTCACATACAACTGTatatctgaaacagaaacatAATTATCATATAACACTAGGATTGCTACAACAGTTACATGACCACATAGGCCTTATCACATACAATTACatatctgaaacagaaacatAATTATCATATAACACAAGGATTGCTGCAGCAGTTACACGACCACGTAGGACTCATCACATACAATTACATATTTGAAACAGAAACATAATTATCCTGTAACACTAGGATTGTTACCACAGTTACACGACTGTGGACTCCTCACATACAATTGCatatctgaaacagaaacattATTATCCAAGTAAAACTCATCAtgttacatgcacacatgtCGGATGTCCTAacacatttttcagaaaaaatgacTCAATCTGGGTGTCCCAAAGCTCTATAAACGAAATTTTTGGAAACTCAAGACATGCCAATTATTATCATAATCAATAGGCTCCTTGGGCTATGGTAGGTAAATAAGAATCTTTAGTTTAAAACCTTAAAGTGAAGTGATTCTGTCAAAGCTGTGTtaatcacattaaaaccaatatatacataaaggcCAAAACTGTATCAACTGTTATTGGGATACATGTTCaatagacaccagacataccTTACATGACCCTAAATTTCATCCATAACTAACTTACccatttttcctaattctgagagttgtattgctttcagaaaggtgttttaagatttgtttggaacatgggatgatattctactggaaaattgaaagtttcagcaccaaaaataatatctgGTGACATTTACTCGCCTAGAGTAAGCATCTCAAGTTTAAAAGATCTACCCTAACTCTTCTACCTCTTTAACCctctctgcaaccaatattttgaaacattctaagagaactatggaatgtaaagaaataatctgcactGCTTTATGAAGtctgcatctttaatgaacaaaacacatttttagcatcattgtcataaaaattttatccataaattccactgaaaaaaagtgatttagcggctgaaaatgttgaagatttatagtaTATGTAGTAGGTCTCCAGTTATAACGTTTACCCTggaaaattaacagattgacGGACAGACAACATTATCCCATAATGCAATCTGTCACTGACGATGGGCATATCAAAACACTTGTACAAGGGGCATGCAATCAGAGGGCACTCAAGCTCTATATGAGTTTGCATGTACGTACTTGTCCTCCAGGCTGATTAGGACGTGTAAGGTGTGAGATACCCCAAAATATCTAGTTACAGCTACAATGATACCctcaggtatatatgtatatgtggttACAGCTGCAAAGACAACCcgtaattaatttatttatgtatttgataggtgttacatgccgtactcaaggatatttcacttacagaacGGCAGCCTGCATAATGGTGATAGGATACTGAGGGGAAGCTcatgactatccacaggttgctggcaaaccttgcCACATAcgtgagctggacctgaactctaAAGCACTAAGCACTTTAAACCACCTCATACTAAAATGACTTGCAACTGACTCCTAACTAAACTTTGCAGGCTTATATTTTTCCTTTCGAATTCCCATCACTGGTGTGAACTGTCTGCCtgacgagataacatgcaaatgagacaGCACAGAGATTTCCACAACGTAACATTCGCTCGTGGATCGCACATATACCAGCGTAAACTATAGGATAGGATATAAACGTGATCCTCCTTTCTATCGACCATGTATCATAAAATATCCATAACTCCCACCAATCTGCATAGCAGAactaatggtacatgtacatggtagcATAATTATGACACAATACCGTGTCTGACATCTGAAGTTCACTGAACGTCCCCTGTATACTATACAGGTGATGCTAAATCTGTCAACAGAGTTATGTTTCTAATATTTGAGCGAGTAAATGGGTCAAAGGGAAACCTAagacaaaactgaacatttgattgTCCACTTGTCAGTAGACATCCTAGTGTCTTAACTGTAGATGacctttaaaattttttctcgTCAGTAATATGCCCCTAAAAGGCTCAGTTCATCATAATGTGCCCTGGTACTTACTGCTGGTCAGACTTAAATCATGTTCTGTGATGAAGGCACTTGTCCCCCACACCACCAGCTTGTTCACGAATTCCGGGAACCTGGCTGCTAACTTCACAGCCACTGTACCCCCGTCTTCATAACCTAACACATCAAACTTTTTTGCACGCATCATCtgagaacaaaaaaacacaaaggtttTCTTGAGAAATTATATTCTTCCAACTTGTACTGAAATTACATCTCGGAAAACAATTTCACATTGTGTGCCATTAAAAGCTCAATCATCTTAGATTAATTAAGATAAATACAGAGCTTGAAAGCTAATgataacttatttattaatttgatttcttttaGTGAAGCTGTGTTGAAGAATTTAACACCTATACAATGGCAATcaatttagatttatttatttatttgattggtgttttatgctgtactcaaagaTATATCCCTcttatgacagcagccagcattatggtgggaggaaactgggcagagccacgACTATGCGCAGGGTGCAATCAGTTTAGAGGTGGCGGAAACCAAAGTACCCAGGGTAAACTAACCAGATGCTAAAAATCACCCTTGGTCTTGGCATGTGTTTGGCAAGATGACATCCAAATACTGTGTATTTACTTTTGTAAATAAAGTACTCTGACCAATTTCATAAAATAAGTTCAACTGAAATCAATGATGCCACTGCAGCAGTGTTCCCCATCATGAGTAACAACAGCAAACACTGAGTCatattttgttctgtttcacTGTATATAGATGAACTGATACACATACCTTCATCAGTCCTACGGCATCCTCTACGTCCTTGTCAAAGAACTCCAGTGCCCATTTCCTCTGAGGGGGGATACTCTTCCCATATCCCCTGGGGTCCAGAGCCACCAGAGTAAATTTGTCTTTGTCCAAACCCCGGAGCTGTGGCCCAAAGTCTATCCTGGTGGAGCCTGAAACCAAAATTCAgtactcatttatttgactgaatgcGTATACCCCAGAATTTTTTCACTGACACAATGAGAGgagttttaagggtggaggaaaccagcgtgCTGAGGGAAACTatctacctttggcaagttactgatgaggTTTTccatatgtgacatacagagTACCAGTATCTCAAGTGACTGAATATTTaccaatttattttattgatatgcAAATGCATTTCAGGCACTAATTACtgttatttcatttacatgtacataacaaacGCCAAGCTTAGAGATAGTGAAAGGCTTCCATCTTAAAACATCATTCATAACCCTTACACCTATGATCAAATTAtttataaaggtgaaatatcctCCAGTACACAGTATCATATAAtgaaaaaacatcaataaataaacaattttttttattccttaaaaGTGTATTGTTCTACTGTCCAATTCTGATCAAACATATGCCCTCTGTAGTGATTCTAGAATGGTGTACTAAATGACTCAAGTGCATGTCACATGACCTCAAAACTGAATACACTAATTCATTAACTTCCTGTGGTTTTCATATTTTAACCTTTTTTGATTTTCTACTTAATGTAAATGTGATCTGATTAAAGATGCAATCATTTTCACATAATTAAGACATAACTGTTTCCTGGTTATAACTGCCAAGGTGTCATAAAGCCATACTCTTTCATTTCCTAGACACTATCCTTCCtttctttattcattcattaaattACTTAATATTCCAGAGATCTGGAAGCTTTATATGGATGAAAATTATTTGCTGTTCTACACTAACCCAGAGAGCCTGGCAGCAGCAAGACAAAGTTTTCTCCCGTGCCTGTCTCTTCATAGTGAAGATCAGCCCCATTGATAATCAGTCTGCGAGACTCTACAATTCTGTAACAAAGATGCAGACTCTTTATCACACCTCGTGTCACGTCGCAGGGATGAATCGCATTAGACTATCTCTTTATCTATATAAAAATATCTATATCAAAACTATTTTAACGTTTCACTCAATCTCTCTTATAAGTGACATTACCAATGCCATAACCACTTTAAACATCAATAGATATATTACTTCTCATTCCAAGGGTACACAGGGTGCCTTCTATAGCTCTCAGATCATGAACAAGTAGCTTCCACATACATTATTAACCTCTcagaatcgttacattcaccaACCTGGAACTTCCAGTCCTGTCGCCTGCACTGTCCTGAAAGTGTCAATGCTGTACCTCACAAAAAGTGGTGCCCcatgatcttaaagtaattctgaatttatatcacctcattatgcagaaataataaagaccataacatcaCAATTAACGGAAATGTAATCACCTCTGCTCATTTTCAAAGAACTAGAtcctttactttttttttttttcaacagttgatAATATAGTTCCTTCTGTTCAGTATTAGCACAGAAATATTAGAGATTATAAACTTAACAGTTCCAAATAAGTTGTCAGTCACCATTTTAATGGTGTACACATGCTTGGTTTTAATCCAATAGTATGAGTTTATCTATATTATTGTGATGATGTTGACGCCATGGCCATTATTACTGACTAGGACATGATTTGAACACAGAATTACTGCAGGAtttgaagaaaacatgttttaGTAGGGTACAGATTTGACATATTGAGAACAGCACACTTGAAAAGATCGAGTTCCCGGTTAGTCAATAGTAGAGTACaaatctgtcatgtctgtatttctgaaagcaaaGCTGAGAAGAATGGAACGGATCTCAGATGGACACATGtagatgctgcctcactgcagTACTGGTCCAGACATGACATCCActcaaatatgacaaaaacttTCATGCAAAATGCAAAGATTCATGATACTCTACAAAAGGCCTATGATATTATGATAACAGTTCTCAACAAGCTAATTCAGACACATATATGTTCACATGGTCATGTGCAATGGCAACATCATGGTTTTTACATTAACCTTAAAAGATGCCCACAATCTCTCCCTGACAAAACCAGCATGACTTTAGCTTGAACTCAGTTAATGCATTTAGGTAATTAGAGGCTCATGAGGAAGTTGTGAAGACTAGggtgacacctacatgtaactttctacATCACTACTTAGGTCAATCCATTCATGCTTCCCTGAATGAGGCTGGCCAAATATCGAggagacccttttcagatgtagtccatgtgacaaaagcatgtgacacactcacatgtacattcaaccCTAACCATGTGCATCTGTCTTAAAGACGTCTAAACACCACATGCTAGCACAACAGCTTGAGTTGTGTAGTGGTACAAGCAATTGGCTACAAACCTCACAGGCCATCTGAAACCACAGTGTTTCAAGACAAACTATGGaaatcctttcaaaaatgtatgtaccacaAATAATCTCATATGTAACACTAACACATAACACTATGTAAAATGATCAAAATCATATTTACACTGTTTTTCTTCGTATGCAAACTGAACATCACCCCATTCAATTTTAATCAATCAAAAATCTGTCAAAGTACCGTGACCGTGAGAGAAAAAACATTACGTCAGAACGCATCTGGAaatcaacatgtaaatattactCTAGTCTTTACAACTTCAGCTTGTGAGTCAATGTGCTGCACTAGCAGGCTAACAACCAAGCCACAAAGGCCTACACACATACTTACCCTTTCCTCCAGTCAGAAGGTGGAGTAGCCAGGCACTGGTTGGCTTGTGTCATCAGAGTGAAGTAACTGTAAGAACATAACAACATTGATCAATAAATCAGGAATATTAATGCGATTGTGCGACTGGAAAACTTCTTGAACTATGTATAACTAGGCGTGAATATTGTCCGAAAGTCTTCGCAGTTTGCATCGTTGACTTGCCTGTTTGTagtgtcaatgtgatttttacGACATGTTAGCGCAAAAATCTTGTCCTTCGccgctgcaacaacaacagctccgACGTTTGAGAATTTTCCTCCACCAAAAGCACTGACCAATGCCATCTTAAACACATAGACCTTTCAGTTACTTCATACACGGATGCACGCTGTTTCCACACTTCGGTATGTTTGAAGTGTTTAATTCGCCGACGCAGCAAGACAGGAATCTAGAGTTATTGAACTTGGCCTACTGAACTTCTACATGTTTACTGACACAAAAACTAGGCCGGAAGACAATTTAGGCCGAGGGACCGCCCATTATTTACAACTACGCTGTAGCCGTTTCTCAAATTCTTTCTTCGTAGATTTGAACTATTTCACAGCTGTTAGTATTGCCTGATAAATACCATCACATACAACAACAATGCTGCAGTAAGTTTGTTTAAAATCTGGCCTAACATATATTGTTGAATTTGGCGTTCAACCGTGCAACGAAGACTCCCCTTCCACAACATTCTCCGACCCCTTTGCCTGTTTAGTTGAAACTGTCACGTGTCAATATTTACAAGCTATGCACACAACTGCGTAATTCATTAAGAGAGAACGAGTGTGCAGTACTCATAGTATTTCAATGCAAAACTGCATAAATGGTATAATTCAAATATATTGGAAT
Proteins encoded in this window:
- the LOC135465657 gene encoding valacyclovir hydrolase-like isoform X1 — protein: MDISCLGMASRALRTNALKAVSRCFVSNKPCVRRLSDMPFNSYQNYGQGMNGYFTLMTQANQCLATPPSDWRKGIVESRRLIINGADLHYEETGTGENFVLLLPGSLGSTRIDFGPQLRGLDKDKFTLVALDPRGYGKSIPPQRKWALEFFDKDVEDAVGLMKMMRAKKFDVLGYEDGGTVAVKLAARFPEFVNKLVVWGTSAFITEHDLSLTSNKWTDGMKLPVLDHYGEDYFKTNWNLRMNTLRQYWTERKGNICVDDLQKVTCDTLILHGSKDPRHSHTAPTISSQQHQQLTFGNR
- the LOC135465657 gene encoding valacyclovir hydrolase-like isoform X2 → MALVSAFGGGKFSNVGAVVVAAAKDKIFALTCRKNHIDTTNSYFTLMTQANQCLATPPSDWRKGIVESRRLIINGADLHYEETGTGENFVLLLPGSLGSTRIDFGPQLRGLDKDKFTLVALDPRGYGKSIPPQRKWALEFFDKDVEDAVGLMKMMRAKKFDVLGYEDGGTVAVKLAARFPEFVNKLVVWGTSAFITEHDLSLTSNKWTDGMKLPVLDHYGEDYFKTNWNLRMNTLRQYWTERKGNICVDDLQKVTCDTLILHGSKDPRHSHTAPTISSQQHQQLTFGNR